From Lysobacter auxotrophicus, the proteins below share one genomic window:
- the ftsW gene encoding putative lipid II flippase FtsW has translation MSDSARQATRLDAIGGHFDPWLLGISCALACLGVVMVGSASIGVADGHDVGPFYFLTRHVVFLAIGLVGAVWIMRTELKTIEQHNQWLLLVCFVLLIAVFMPGIGRSVNGARRWLNLGVSNFQAVEAVKLLYIVWLASYLKRYSEEVTATWGAMLKPIGVAVALVAMLLLQPDFGSSSLLLAITAGMLVLGGVNMPRMFGPVLIGLPVLAVVAIAEPYRVVRLTSFLDPWQDPFKTGYQLTNALMAVGRGEWLGVGLGASVQKLSYLPEAHTDFIMAVIAEEFGFIGVCVVVGLYAALAGRAFWLGLKCVEMRRHFAGYCAFGIALWMSLQSFVSIGVNLGLLPTKGLTLPMISYGGSSVIMTCVALGLLLRVSYELDRAQRQVARVRNDISSPPVAANDSSAPTPNAAPMPSRKPAPAVAASASRGPSRLQQRVEPTLGRIA, from the coding sequence ATGAGCGACTCCGCGCGCCAGGCAACACGACTCGACGCGATCGGCGGCCACTTCGACCCGTGGCTGCTCGGGATCTCGTGCGCGCTCGCGTGCCTGGGCGTGGTGATGGTCGGCTCGGCCTCGATCGGCGTCGCCGACGGCCACGATGTCGGCCCGTTCTACTTCCTCACCCGCCACGTCGTGTTCCTCGCCATTGGCCTGGTCGGCGCGGTGTGGATCATGCGCACGGAGTTGAAGACGATCGAGCAGCACAACCAGTGGCTGCTGCTGGTGTGCTTCGTGCTGCTCATCGCGGTGTTCATGCCGGGCATCGGCCGCAGCGTCAACGGCGCGCGCCGTTGGCTGAACCTGGGCGTCTCCAACTTCCAGGCGGTGGAAGCGGTGAAGCTGCTCTACATCGTCTGGCTGGCGAGCTACCTCAAGCGCTACAGCGAGGAAGTCACCGCCACCTGGGGCGCGATGCTCAAGCCCATCGGCGTGGCGGTCGCGCTCGTCGCGATGCTGCTGCTGCAGCCGGACTTCGGTTCGTCGTCGCTGCTGCTGGCGATCACCGCCGGCATGCTCGTGCTGGGCGGCGTGAACATGCCGCGCATGTTCGGCCCGGTGCTGATCGGCCTGCCGGTGCTGGCGGTCGTGGCGATCGCCGAACCCTATCGCGTCGTGCGACTGACCTCGTTCCTGGATCCGTGGCAGGACCCGTTCAAGACCGGCTACCAGCTGACCAACGCGCTGATGGCGGTCGGTCGCGGCGAATGGCTCGGCGTGGGCCTGGGCGCGTCGGTGCAGAAGCTCTCGTACCTTCCCGAAGCGCATACCGACTTCATCATGGCGGTGATCGCCGAGGAATTCGGCTTCATCGGCGTGTGTGTCGTGGTCGGCCTGTACGCGGCCCTCGCCGGTCGCGCGTTCTGGCTCGGCCTGAAGTGCGTGGAGATGCGCCGCCATTTCGCCGGCTATTGCGCGTTCGGCATCGCGCTGTGGATGAGCCTGCAGAGCTTCGTGTCGATCGGCGTGAACCTCGGCCTGCTGCCGACCAAGGGCCTGACGCTGCCGATGATTTCCTACGGCGGTTCGAGCGTGATCATGACCTGCGTCGCGCTCGGCCTCCTGTTGCGCGTGTCGTACGAACTCGACCGTGCGCAGCGCCAGGTGGCGCGCGTGCGCAACGACATCTCGTCGCCGCCGGTGGCCGCGAACGATTCGAGCGCGCCGACGCCGAACGCTGCGCCGATGCCTTCGCGCAAGCCGGCGCCGGCTGTCGCCGCGAGCGCGTCGCGTGGCCCCAGCCGACTGCAGCAGCGCGTCGAGCCGACCCTGGGGAGGATCGCGTGA
- the murG gene encoding undecaprenyldiphospho-muramoylpentapeptide beta-N-acetylglucosaminyltransferase: protein MHAATDSDLHPVMILAGGTGGHIFPGLAVAKALRERGVPVLWLGAEGGMETRLVPQHGIAIDTIAVRGMRGKGIATLLATPFRLIGAVRAAMQTLRERQPRAVISFGGYAAGPGGLAAKLAGIPLIVHEQNRAPGLTNRVLARFARHVLTGFPDTFANEEVVGNPVRAEIAAVASPEQRFAGRTGALRVLVLGGSQGARALNTAVPKAIAGLRGRIECEVRHQCGEKLREEAERAYAEAGVQASVEPFIADMASAYAWADIVVCRAGALTLAELCAVGVGSVLVPFPQAVDDHQTKNAQYLVDRGAAHLVPQGTAGDLAQRLSATLEILGERGALLQMAQAARAIAKPDAAQRVAQLVLEQVE, encoded by the coding sequence ATGCATGCCGCGACCGACTCCGATCTGCATCCGGTGATGATCCTCGCCGGCGGCACCGGCGGGCATATCTTCCCGGGCCTCGCCGTGGCGAAGGCGCTGCGCGAGCGCGGCGTGCCGGTGCTCTGGCTCGGCGCGGAAGGCGGCATGGAAACGCGCCTGGTGCCGCAACACGGCATCGCAATCGACACCATCGCCGTGCGCGGCATGCGCGGCAAGGGCATCGCCACGCTGCTGGCGACGCCGTTCCGCCTCATCGGTGCGGTGCGCGCCGCCATGCAGACGCTGCGCGAGCGCCAGCCGCGCGCGGTGATCAGCTTCGGCGGCTACGCAGCCGGGCCGGGCGGCCTCGCGGCGAAGCTCGCCGGCATCCCGCTGATCGTGCACGAACAGAACCGCGCGCCGGGCCTGACCAACCGCGTGCTGGCGCGTTTCGCGCGTCACGTGCTGACGGGTTTTCCGGATACGTTCGCGAACGAGGAAGTCGTCGGCAACCCGGTTCGCGCCGAGATCGCCGCCGTCGCGTCGCCGGAGCAGCGCTTCGCCGGCCGTACCGGTGCGCTGCGCGTGCTCGTGCTCGGCGGCAGCCAGGGCGCACGTGCGCTGAACACCGCCGTGCCCAAGGCCATCGCCGGCCTGCGTGGCCGTATCGAGTGCGAAGTGCGCCACCAGTGCGGCGAGAAGCTGCGCGAGGAAGCCGAGCGCGCTTACGCCGAAGCGGGCGTGCAGGCCTCGGTGGAACCGTTCATCGCCGACATGGCGTCCGCATACGCGTGGGCCGACATCGTGGTGTGCCGCGCCGGCGCGCTCACGCTTGCCGAACTGTGCGCCGTGGGCGTCGGCAGCGTGCTGGTGCCGTTCCCGCAGGCGGTTGACGACCACCAGACGAAGAACGCGCAATACCTCGTCGATCGCGGCGCCGCGCACCTCGTGCCGCAAGGCACGGCGGGCGATCTCGCCCAGCGCCTGTCGGCCACCCTCGAAATTCTTGGCGAACGCGGCGCCCTGCTGCAGATGGCGCAGGCCGCGCGCGCGATCGCCAAACCCGACGCGGCACAACGCGTCGCACAACTGGTTCTGGAGCAAGTCGAATGA
- the murC gene encoding UDP-N-acetylmuramate--L-alanine ligase, which yields MRRRLQHTGDLAKAFPRVHFVGVGGVGMSGLAEVMCTLGYQVSGSDNADNAVTRRLASLGVSVNKGHAAANVLGTDCVVVSSAIKPDNPELMEARAQRIPVVPRAEMLAELMRFKRGIAVAGTHGKTTTTSLAASVLAEGGIDPTFVIGGQLLAAGANARLGTGEWLVAEADESDGSFLRLNPQIAIVTNIDADHLENYGGDFARVQAAFEEFMHRLPFYGLAVLCIDDAEVAALASKTPRHVMTYGFSTEADVRAEDVQQDGPNMRFTLCLPDATRTPITLALPGRHNVLNALAAASVAWQLGVAADAIARALQNFAGVGRRFNLLASPTTSKGATVQLVDDYGHHPKELDAVFAAARGGWPDKRLVVAFQPHRYSRTRDLFDEFAAVLSTVDVLVLTEVYPAGEAPIAGADAKSLARAIRARGRIDPVVVSGAADLSSVLPDVLNDGDLLLMMGAGDIGYAAQQIAANGFNGSNGEKK from the coding sequence CTGCGTCGCCGCCTGCAGCACACCGGCGACCTCGCCAAGGCGTTTCCGCGCGTCCACTTCGTGGGCGTCGGCGGCGTGGGCATGAGCGGCCTGGCCGAAGTCATGTGCACGCTCGGCTACCAGGTGTCCGGTTCGGACAACGCCGACAACGCCGTGACGCGGCGTCTCGCCTCGCTCGGCGTCAGCGTGAACAAAGGCCATGCCGCGGCGAACGTGCTCGGCACCGACTGCGTCGTCGTGTCCAGCGCGATCAAGCCCGACAACCCCGAACTGATGGAAGCGCGCGCGCAGCGCATTCCGGTGGTGCCGCGTGCGGAAATGCTCGCCGAGCTCATGCGCTTCAAGCGCGGCATCGCCGTCGCCGGCACGCATGGCAAGACGACGACCACCTCGCTCGCGGCAAGCGTGCTCGCCGAAGGCGGCATCGATCCCACCTTCGTCATCGGCGGCCAGCTGCTTGCCGCCGGCGCGAACGCCCGCCTGGGCACGGGCGAATGGCTCGTCGCCGAGGCCGATGAAAGCGATGGCAGCTTCCTGCGCCTGAATCCGCAGATCGCGATCGTCACCAACATCGACGCGGATCATCTGGAAAACTACGGCGGCGACTTCGCCCGCGTGCAGGCGGCGTTCGAGGAGTTCATGCACCGCCTGCCGTTCTACGGCCTGGCGGTGCTGTGCATCGACGATGCCGAAGTCGCCGCGCTCGCATCGAAGACGCCGCGCCATGTGATGACCTACGGCTTCAGCACGGAGGCCGACGTGCGCGCCGAGGACGTGCAGCAGGACGGGCCGAACATGCGTTTCACGCTGTGCCTGCCCGATGCCACGCGCACGCCGATCACGCTCGCGCTGCCGGGTCGCCACAACGTGCTCAATGCGCTCGCCGCCGCGTCGGTTGCATGGCAGCTCGGCGTCGCCGCCGATGCGATCGCGCGCGCGTTGCAGAACTTCGCCGGAGTCGGCCGCCGCTTCAACCTGCTCGCCAGCCCGACGACGTCGAAGGGCGCGACGGTGCAGCTGGTCGACGATTACGGCCATCACCCGAAGGAACTCGACGCGGTGTTCGCCGCGGCGCGCGGCGGCTGGCCCGACAAGCGCCTGGTCGTCGCGTTCCAGCCGCATCGCTACAGCCGCACGCGCGATCTGTTCGACGAGTTCGCCGCGGTGCTGTCGACGGTGGACGTGCTCGTGCTGACCGAGGTGTATCCGGCGGGCGAAGCGCCGATCGCCGGCGCCGATGCCAAGTCGCTGGCGCGCGCCATCCGCGCGCGCGGCCGCATCGACCCCGTCGTCGTCAGCGGCGCCGCCGATCTGTCGAGCGTGCTGCCCGACGTCCTCAACGACGGCGACCTGCTGCTGATGATGGGCGCGGGCGACATCGGTTACGCCGCGCAGCAGATCGCGGCGAACGGTTTCAACGGTTCCAACGGAGAGAAGAAGTGA
- a CDS encoding D-alanine--D-alanine ligase, with product MSAQSAAAKLGPTRITDPAAFGRVAVLMGGTSAEREVSLDSGRNVLDALRSRNVDAFAIDGIPALLEAIRAGRVDRVFNILHGNKGGGEDGVLQGLCEALGVPYTGSGVLGSALTMDKIRTKQVWLSIGLPTPRYVRLSKGDDVHAAARSLGLPVFIKPSSEGSSVGVSRVLDDADLDAAVELAANYPGEMLMEQLIVGEELTVPVLNDIALPSIRIVPKGEWYDYHAKYISDDTQYLCPGLEGAEEVEIARIASEAFIAAGCSGWGRVDFMRDRATGQLYLLEVNTAPGMTSHSLVPKAARQIGIEFDELCWRVLESSLAGAERGGAVA from the coding sequence GTGAGCGCGCAGTCCGCAGCGGCGAAGCTTGGTCCGACCCGGATCACCGATCCGGCCGCGTTCGGCCGCGTCGCCGTGCTCATGGGCGGCACCAGCGCCGAACGCGAAGTCTCGCTGGATTCGGGGCGCAACGTGCTCGACGCGCTGCGTTCGCGCAACGTCGACGCGTTCGCGATCGACGGCATCCCCGCGCTGCTCGAGGCGATCCGCGCCGGCCGCGTCGATCGCGTCTTCAACATCCTCCACGGCAACAAGGGCGGCGGCGAAGACGGCGTGCTGCAGGGCCTGTGCGAAGCGCTCGGCGTGCCGTACACCGGTTCGGGCGTGCTCGGTTCCGCGCTGACCATGGACAAGATCCGCACCAAGCAGGTGTGGCTCAGCATCGGCCTGCCGACGCCTCGCTACGTGCGCCTGTCGAAGGGCGATGACGTCCACGCGGCCGCGCGTTCGCTCGGGCTCCCGGTCTTCATCAAGCCGTCGAGCGAAGGCTCCAGCGTCGGCGTTTCGCGCGTGCTCGACGACGCCGACCTCGATGCGGCCGTCGAACTCGCCGCGAACTATCCCGGCGAGATGCTGATGGAGCAGCTGATCGTCGGCGAAGAACTCACCGTGCCGGTGTTGAACGACATCGCGCTGCCGTCGATCCGTATCGTTCCGAAGGGCGAGTGGTACGACTACCACGCCAAGTACATCTCCGACGACACGCAGTACCTGTGCCCGGGACTGGAAGGCGCGGAAGAGGTCGAGATCGCGCGCATCGCGTCGGAAGCCTTCATCGCCGCCGGGTGCAGCGGCTGGGGTCGCGTGGATTTCATGCGCGATCGCGCCACCGGCCAGCTGTACCTGCTGGAAGTGAACACCGCGCCGGGCATGACGAGCCACTCGCTCGTGCCCAAGGCCGCGCGTCAGATCGGCATCGAATTCGACGAGCTGTGCTGGCGCGTGCTCGAGTCCAGCCTCGCCGGTGCCGAACGAGGAGGTGCGGTGGCGTGA
- a CDS encoding cell division protein FtsQ/DivIB gives MNAMLRLVGWILALALVVLPVVAVLNGWIGAAHWPLTKLRATGEFERVDGALLQKTLLPYAQRGFFAVDLAGAQDAVSKLPWVERAEVRKRWPDVLEVTVFEHRPFARWSGGLLLSEQGKLFPAKGIDVPKGLPQLGGPEARVSEVVALYNESRAMFAPIGLEVREVGLDPRGSWTLGLDNGARIVVGRSEARARLSRFVRLLPQLLTQQAQVLKLADLRYTNGFALTWAPVPAPAAVPQQQGQS, from the coding sequence GTGAACGCCATGCTTCGCCTCGTCGGATGGATTCTCGCGTTGGCACTGGTCGTGCTGCCGGTCGTCGCCGTGCTCAACGGCTGGATCGGCGCGGCCCATTGGCCGCTGACCAAGCTGCGCGCGACCGGCGAGTTCGAACGCGTGGACGGCGCGCTGCTGCAGAAGACGCTGCTGCCGTACGCGCAGCGCGGGTTCTTCGCGGTGGATCTGGCCGGCGCGCAGGACGCGGTGTCCAAGCTGCCGTGGGTCGAGCGCGCGGAAGTGCGCAAGCGCTGGCCCGACGTGCTGGAAGTGACGGTGTTCGAACATCGTCCGTTCGCTCGCTGGAGCGGCGGCCTGCTGCTGTCGGAGCAGGGCAAGTTGTTCCCGGCGAAGGGCATCGACGTGCCGAAGGGCCTGCCGCAACTCGGCGGTCCCGAGGCGCGCGTGAGCGAGGTCGTGGCGCTCTACAACGAATCGCGCGCGATGTTCGCGCCGATCGGTCTTGAGGTGCGCGAGGTCGGGCTCGATCCGCGCGGTAGCTGGACGCTCGGCCTCGACAACGGCGCACGCATCGTGGTCGGCCGCAGCGAAGCGCGCGCACGGCTGTCGCGCTTCGTGCGTCTGCTGCCGCAGTTGCTCACGCAGCAGGCGCAGGTGCTCAAGCTCGCCGACCTTCGTTACACCAATGGTTTTGCATTGACGTGGGCGCCCGTGCCGGCGCCGGCGGCGGTACCGCAACAGCAGGGACAATCATGA
- the ftsA gene encoding cell division protein FtsA, which yields MNRKGDKSLIVGLDIGTSKVVALVGEYSPGNPIEVIGIGSHESRGLKRGVVVDIESTVQSIQRAIEEAELMAGCEIRSVYASISGNHVQCRNSQGIAPIRDGEVTYGDLDRVLEAAKAVAIPADQKILHAIPRDYVLDDSQEGIRNPVGMTGVRLEVHAHLVVCAQSAAANISKCVQRCGLQVDDLILSVLASSQAVLTSDERELGVVLVDIGAGTTDIAVFVGGAIAHSASLPIAGDKVTEDIAHMLRTPTPEAEQIKVRYACALAQMATAEESIQVPSVGDRPPRRMPRASLAQAVQARYEEIFEMIQAELRRSGFEQHVRAGMVLTGGAAKMEGVVELAEEMLQMPVRVGIPQHVTGLGEVVGNPVHATGVGLLLMGSQIENPRRPVIPTGRAGSFFSKLKNWYRGEF from the coding sequence ATGAATCGCAAGGGTGACAAGTCGCTGATCGTCGGCCTCGACATCGGCACCTCGAAGGTGGTGGCGCTGGTGGGTGAATACTCGCCGGGCAACCCGATCGAGGTGATCGGTATCGGCTCGCACGAATCGCGCGGCCTCAAGCGCGGCGTCGTGGTGGACATCGAATCCACGGTGCAGTCGATCCAGCGCGCCATCGAGGAAGCCGAGCTGATGGCCGGCTGCGAGATCCGTTCGGTCTACGCGTCGATCTCCGGCAACCACGTGCAGTGCCGCAACTCGCAGGGCATCGCGCCGATCCGCGACGGCGAAGTGACCTACGGCGATCTGGACCGCGTGCTCGAAGCGGCCAAGGCCGTGGCGATCCCGGCCGACCAGAAGATCCTGCATGCGATCCCGCGCGACTACGTGCTCGACGATTCGCAGGAAGGCATCCGCAACCCCGTCGGCATGACCGGCGTGCGCCTGGAAGTGCACGCGCACCTGGTCGTGTGCGCGCAGTCGGCGGCGGCGAACATCAGCAAGTGCGTGCAGCGCTGCGGTTTGCAGGTCGATGATTTGATCCTCAGCGTGCTCGCATCCAGCCAGGCCGTGCTGACCTCCGATGAGCGCGAACTCGGCGTGGTGCTGGTCGACATCGGCGCGGGCACGACCGACATCGCGGTGTTCGTCGGCGGCGCGATCGCGCACAGCGCAAGCCTGCCGATCGCCGGCGACAAGGTGACCGAGGACATCGCGCACATGCTGCGCACGCCGACGCCGGAAGCCGAACAGATCAAGGTTCGCTACGCATGCGCGCTCGCGCAGATGGCGACGGCCGAAGAATCCATCCAGGTGCCCAGCGTCGGCGATCGCCCGCCGCGCCGCATGCCGCGCGCGTCGCTCGCGCAGGCCGTGCAGGCGCGGTACGAGGAGATCTTCGAAATGATCCAGGCCGAGCTGCGCCGCAGCGGTTTCGAGCAGCACGTGCGCGCCGGCATGGTGCTCACCGGCGGCGCCGCGAAGATGGAAGGCGTGGTCGAACTAGCCGAGGAAATGCTGCAGATGCCCGTGCGCGTGGGCATTCCGCAGCACGTGACGGGGCTGGGCGAAGTGGTGGGCAATCCAGTGCACGCCACCGGCGTCGGCCTGCTGCTGATGGGTAGCCAGATCGAGAACCCGCGGCGTCCGGTGATTCCGACCGGTCGCGCGGGCAGCTTCTTCAGCAAGCTCAAGAACTGGTATCGCGGCGAGTTCTGA
- the ftsZ gene encoding cell division protein FtsZ: MAHFELVEKMAPNAVIKVVGVGGGGGNAVAHMVSGNVDGVEFITANTDAQAIKNCGAKLQLQLGSNVTKGLGAGANPEVGRQAALEDRERIMDALTGADMVFITAGMGGGTGTGAAPVVAQLAKEMGILTVAVVTKPFPFEGRRRMQVALKGIEELSHHCDSLITIPNEKLITVLGRNATMIQAFRAANDVLLGAVQGIADLIVRPGLINVDFADVRTVMSEMGLAMMGTGAARGDDRAQAAAEAAIQNPLLDDVNLSGANGILVNITAGPDFTMAEFDEVGRTIENFASEDATVVIGTVLDPDMQDEVKVTVVATGLNRAVARQSVRGNEREAQRAPISLVRNATTGQPEFSAMDEMPTARPSFGNSLRGSAGSRSVEPSSTPAVADFGSDSSYLDIPAFLRRQAD, from the coding sequence ATGGCACATTTCGAACTGGTTGAAAAAATGGCCCCGAACGCGGTCATCAAGGTCGTTGGCGTGGGCGGTGGCGGCGGCAACGCCGTGGCGCACATGGTCAGCGGCAACGTCGATGGCGTGGAATTCATCACCGCCAACACCGACGCGCAGGCCATCAAGAACTGCGGCGCGAAGCTGCAGCTGCAGCTGGGCAGCAACGTCACCAAGGGCCTGGGCGCAGGCGCGAATCCGGAAGTCGGCCGCCAGGCCGCGCTGGAAGACCGCGAACGCATCATGGACGCGCTGACCGGCGCCGACATGGTGTTCATCACCGCCGGCATGGGCGGCGGCACGGGCACCGGCGCCGCGCCGGTCGTGGCGCAGCTCGCCAAGGAAATGGGCATCCTCACGGTGGCCGTGGTCACCAAGCCGTTCCCGTTCGAAGGCCGCCGCCGCATGCAGGTCGCGCTGAAGGGCATCGAGGAACTGAGCCACCACTGCGACTCGCTGATCACCATCCCGAACGAGAAGCTGATCACCGTGCTCGGTCGCAACGCGACGATGATCCAGGCGTTTCGCGCCGCCAACGACGTGCTGCTCGGCGCCGTGCAGGGCATCGCCGACCTGATCGTGCGTCCGGGCCTGATCAACGTCGACTTCGCCGACGTGCGCACCGTGATGAGCGAGATGGGCCTGGCGATGATGGGCACCGGCGCGGCGCGTGGCGATGACCGCGCGCAGGCGGCGGCGGAAGCGGCGATCCAGAACCCGCTGCTGGACGACGTGAACCTGTCGGGCGCCAACGGCATCCTGGTCAACATCACCGCCGGTCCGGACTTCACGATGGCCGAGTTCGACGAAGTCGGCCGCACCATCGAGAACTTCGCTTCGGAAGACGCGACCGTCGTCATCGGCACCGTGCTGGATCCGGACATGCAGGACGAGGTGAAGGTCACCGTGGTCGCCACGGGCCTGAACCGTGCCGTCGCGCGCCAGTCGGTCCGCGGCAACGAGCGCGAGGCGCAGCGCGCCCCGATCTCGCTGGTCCGCAACGCGACCACCGGCCAGCCGGAGTTCTCGGCGATGGACGAAATGCCGACCGCGCGTCCGAGCTTCGGCAACAGCCTGCGCGGCAGCGCCGGCAGCCGCAGCGTGGAACCGTCGTCGACGCCGGCCGTCGCCGATTTCGGCAGCGACAGCAGCTACCTCGACATCCCGGCATTCCTGCGCCGCCAGGCGGACTGA
- the lpxC gene encoding UDP-3-O-acyl-N-acetylglucosamine deacetylase: MLRQRTLKNVIRATGVGLHSGEKVFLTLRPAPVDTGIVFRRVDLDPVVEVPASAELVTETTLCTGLTCGPAKIQTVEHLLSALAGLGVDNLYVELSAAEVPIMDGSSGPFVFLLQSAGIYEQDAPKRFIRIRQPVEVREGDKVARFEPYDGFRLDFTVQFDHPAIPASQSRAVVEFSTANYIQEVSRARTFGFMRDLEYMRERNLGLGGSMDNAIVLDEFRVLNDDGLRYADEFVRHKILDAVGDLYLAGRPIIGAYVGFKSGHALNNKLVRALLAERSAWDEVTFTESDAYEAPVTYGIPATA, encoded by the coding sequence ATGCTGCGTCAGCGCACCCTCAAGAACGTGATCCGCGCCACCGGCGTGGGCCTGCACAGTGGCGAGAAGGTCTTTCTCACCCTGCGCCCGGCACCGGTCGATACCGGCATCGTGTTCCGTCGCGTCGACCTCGACCCGGTGGTGGAAGTGCCGGCCAGCGCCGAGCTGGTCACCGAGACCACGCTGTGCACGGGCCTGACCTGCGGCCCGGCCAAGATCCAGACCGTCGAACACCTGCTGTCCGCGCTCGCGGGCCTGGGTGTCGACAATCTATATGTGGAACTGTCCGCGGCCGAAGTGCCGATCATGGACGGCTCCTCCGGTCCGTTCGTGTTCCTGCTGCAGTCGGCGGGCATCTACGAGCAGGACGCGCCGAAGCGTTTCATCCGCATACGCCAGCCGGTGGAAGTGCGCGAGGGCGACAAGGTCGCGCGGTTCGAGCCGTACGACGGCTTCCGCCTCGACTTCACGGTGCAGTTCGACCACCCCGCGATCCCGGCCTCGCAGTCGCGCGCCGTGGTGGAGTTCTCCACCGCCAATTACATCCAGGAAGTCAGCCGCGCCCGCACGTTCGGCTTCATGCGCGACCTGGAATACATGCGCGAACGCAACCTCGGCCTCGGCGGCTCGATGGACAACGCGATCGTGCTGGACGAGTTCCGCGTGCTGAACGACGACGGCCTGCGGTACGCCGACGAGTTCGTGCGCCACAAGATCCTCGACGCCGTCGGCGACCTGTACCTCGCGGGCCGTCCGATCATCGGCGCGTATGTCGGTTTCAAGTCCGGACATGCGCTCAACAACAAGCTCGTTCGCGCCCTGCTCGCCGAACGTTCGGCCTGGGACGAGGTGACTTTCACCGAGTCCGATGCGTACGAAGCGCCCGTCACCTACGGGATTCCCGCCACCGCCTGA
- a CDS encoding DUF721 domain-containing protein: MSSSDSKPRSRKGGPSTPRAALDALLAEPAGGPVRRALWLDELDQRFRPLLPPSLAAHARLANYERGGRLVFVVDAPVWRAKMRLAAPELLDAARSVGLDAAELIVKTTTPVTASPQSDRKAKPISATARKALQSAVELLKEPGSTGSSGSP; this comes from the coding sequence ATGTCCAGTTCTGATTCCAAGCCCCGGTCGCGCAAAGGCGGCCCTTCGACTCCACGCGCCGCGCTGGATGCGCTGCTCGCCGAGCCCGCTGGCGGTCCGGTGCGCCGTGCCCTTTGGCTCGACGAACTGGACCAACGGTTTCGCCCGCTCCTGCCACCTTCGCTGGCCGCGCATGCGCGACTGGCCAATTACGAGCGTGGCGGCAGGCTCGTGTTTGTCGTCGATGCCCCGGTGTGGCGGGCCAAGATGCGGCTCGCTGCCCCTGAACTGCTCGACGCGGCCCGTTCCGTCGGGCTGGATGCGGCTGAACTCATCGTCAAAACGACAACGCCGGTGACTGCCTCCCCGCAATCGGACCGGAAAGCCAAACCCATCTCCGCTACTGCACGCAAAGCCCTGCAGTCGGCGGTGGAACTGCTGAAGGAGCCCGGTTCCACCGGATCCAGCGGTTCCCCCTGA
- a CDS encoding M23 family metallopeptidase, protein MALLLGTGTALGAGVTLADNAMLRSKADRQEALIAATRRDAQREINALAARMGELQAEANRLNALGERLTRIGQLQDGEFDFDKPVGVGGVGPVRDMTKPELDEGMATLGAQFKASGEQLSVLESLLFNRQLDMNAVPGREPIANSYITSGFGGRADPFSGGHANHKGIDFKANVGDPVLAVADGVVSYSGVRSGYGNVIEVDHGNGYVTRYAHNSRLTRKVGELVRAGQEIAKAGSTGRSTGAHVHFEVWENNRVVNPRKFLSQQSPLKMEIKG, encoded by the coding sequence ATGGCGCTTCTGCTGGGAACCGGCACCGCGCTCGGCGCGGGCGTCACCCTGGCCGACAACGCCATGCTGCGCAGCAAGGCCGACCGGCAGGAGGCGCTGATCGCAGCGACCCGTCGCGACGCCCAGCGTGAGATCAACGCCCTGGCCGCCCGCATGGGCGAGCTCCAGGCCGAGGCCAACCGCCTCAACGCCCTGGGCGAGCGCCTGACGCGCATCGGCCAGCTGCAGGACGGCGAGTTCGACTTCGACAAGCCGGTCGGCGTCGGCGGCGTGGGCCCCGTTCGCGACATGACCAAGCCCGAGCTGGACGAGGGCATGGCGACCTTGGGCGCGCAGTTCAAGGCGTCGGGCGAGCAGCTGTCGGTCCTGGAATCGCTGCTCTTCAACCGCCAGCTCGACATGAACGCCGTGCCGGGACGCGAGCCGATCGCCAACAGCTACATCACCTCCGGCTTCGGCGGCCGCGCCGATCCCTTTAGTGGCGGGCATGCCAACCACAAGGGCATCGACTTCAAGGCCAACGTCGGCGACCCGGTGCTCGCCGTGGCCGACGGCGTGGTCAGCTACTCGGGCGTGCGCTCGGGCTACGGCAACGTCATCGAAGTGGACCACGGCAACGGCTACGTCACCCGTTACGCCCACAACTCGCGCCTGACCCGCAAGGTCGGCGAGCTGGTGCGCGCCGGGCAGGAGATCGCCAAGGCCGGCTCCACGGGCCGCTCGACCGGCGCCCACGTGCACTTCGAGGTGTGGGAGAACAACCGCGTCGTGAACCCGCGCAAATTCCTCAGCCAGCAGTCGCCGCTCAAGATGGAGATCAAGGGCTGA